GTTGAAACACATAAGATCAACCAATCAAGAAGACCCAAACCTCATTCAGTTGCACAAGTTTTATGTTGGTCAACGGTTTTCATCAGCAACACAAGTTAAAGAGAGAGTAAGATTGCATCCAATTGAAACTAGAAGGGACTTGCATCTGCACAAGAATGATAAGGTGAGGGTAAGGGTAAGATGTTTAGGGTTAGGACTAAACGATCAAAATAAGCCAAATTGCCCATGGACTTTACTTGTTTCCAAGGGAAAGAATGAGGACACATGGTTGGTGAAGACCCTAAATGAATTGCATTTATGTCAGCAAAAGAGAGAACTTAGACAATGCACATCTTCATTTCTGTCTAAACAAATTGGTGATACACTTGTTGCAGATCCTGATCTAAAAGCAGCTGCAATTCAGGATATTATGTCTAAAAAGTATGAGTTAGGAATCAAGAAAAGCACAGCTTATAGGGCAAAGGCTAAGGCAAAGAAAGCTATAGTTGGTGATTATAGGAAACAATATTTAAGGCTTAGAGATTATTGTTTGGAGTTGCAAAAGAGAAATCCCAATACAACCACAAGAGTTCAAGTTCATCCTGAACCTAATGTCAACACAGATAGTAGGGTGTTTAAAAGGGCTTACATTTGTTTGGGTCCCCTCAAAGAAGGATTTAGGGCTTGTCAAAGAGAGATTTTAGGGCTTGATGGTGCATTTTTAAAGGGTCCTTATACAGGTCAACTTTTGTCAGCTGTTGGAGTTGATCCTAACAATGGGACATATCCTTTAGCATATGCAATTGTGGAAGCTGAAACAACTGATTCTTGGAAATGGTTTTTGGAATGCATCGGTGATGATTTGAATTTGGATTCAAGGAGTAACTTTACATTCATTTCCGATAGGCAAAAGGTAATTATTTAAAACACactttaaattttaaatttatgtaatatgtaatatgttTCCATTTATCTAATTTTTTTCAAATTATGTTCAATTGTGAAGGGTCTCAAGCCAGCTTTGGCATCGGTGTATCCTAGTGCTGAGCATAGATTTTGTGTCAGACATATCTATGAAAATATGAGAGGATCCTATAAAGGGGGTATAATAAAGGACTTGGTATGGAAATGTGCAACCAGGACAACTGTTGAAGAATTTGATGCTACAATGGATGAACTTAGAAAGGAAAATGAAGGTGCATACAATTACTTGAAGGATATTGCACCACATCATTGGAGTAGGGCTCACTTTACTGGTAGGTCAAAATGTGATATGTTATTGAATAATATCTGTGAGGTTTTTAACAGTAAAATTGTGGATGGAAGGGACAAACCAATTATCACTTGTCTTGAGTATGTTAGGGAATACCTTATGAAAAGAATTGTGACAGTTCAGAAGCTTATTGACAAATCTGATGGAATTTTAACACCTAATGCTAAGAAAATATTTGAGGGTATTAAAAAAGCTGCAAATCATTATCAAGCCTTTTGGAATGGTGGAGACAGATTCCAAGTGAGAAATGAACAGTTAGAGCAACAAATAGTTGATGTTAGGCTTAGAACATGTACTTGTAGAAAGTGGGAGTTGAATGGCTTTCCATGTAAGCATGCAGTTGCTGTTCATTGGGACATGTCTTTACACTCTCAGGAAGTTGGGATTCCTGAAGATTGGGTTCATCCTGTTTATAAGTTAGAAACATGGAAACAGGTTTATTTATTCAAGGTTGAACCTGTATCTGGTCCTATATCATGGCCTAAAAGTGACTGCCCAACTAGGCTTCTTCCTCCATATCATAAAAATCAAATTGGTAGgccaaaaaagaaaagaaagaagagtGCTGATGAATTGTCACAACCAATGGTACAATCTGGAAAAATATCAAGGACCGGAAAAAGAAAAACTTGTGGTAAATGTGGACAATTAGGTCACAATTCAAAGGGTTGTAAGAATGGTGGTCAGACTAGTGGTGCAAATGGTGGTCAGACTAGTAGTGCAAATGTTGGTCAGACTAGTGGTGTGCATGGTGGTCAAATTACAGGTCAACAATGGAGGCAATGTACAAGTCAAAGTGGAAGTCAAAGTGGTGTGCATGGTGGTCAAACTGCAGGTCAACAATGGAGGCAAGGTGCAAGTCAAAGTGGAAGTCAAAGTGGTGTGCATGGTGTACTTTTGCCACAACAGTTAAGGCATTTGGTTTATGTTTATGCAATTTATGTTTTGAATGCTTTTGGATTATTTTAATGGCAAAACAGTTTAAGCATTAGGCAGTTTAGTCAGTTGAATACTTGTAGGTTTATGTTAATATACATGGGTCTGCACAAATATATCAGGTCAAAATATATCAGGTTCATGATGTAATATACATCAGTTCAATAATATACAGCAGGTAAAAATATATTAGGTTCAAAACATCAGTTCAATAAAATACAGCAGGTCTGAAATAAAAAAATGGCTCCACCCATCCAATAAAAAAAATAGCAGGTAAAAAAAATACATTCTGAACAAAATAACACATTTTTATTTCATTGCAATAATCGCTGGAGTACATCAGTTCAACCCATTACATTACAATTGCACTACATTTTATTTGAAATAAAAATAACAAAAACAAATTAACCAACTAACGAAACACAATTTCTTCCACTTTAAAACTTGATCATCTTTTTGTTGTAAAATATCTTCAATTGGAGGATCCACCCATCCAATGAATCCACAATT
This genomic stretch from Rutidosis leptorrhynchoides isolate AG116_Rl617_1_P2 chromosome 11, CSIRO_AGI_Rlap_v1, whole genome shotgun sequence harbors:
- the LOC139875671 gene encoding uncharacterized protein, whose amino-acid sequence is MSGNHPISTNQGIIDVDLHNLNVFEDTEANELVTNVDNENGSDTSEDGGEEFDSGDDLNYIPHIILPVDDKIVESEEQLGLNFEEFDSGNESDILETRRKLRLKHIRSTNQEDPNLIQLHKFYVGQRFSSATQVKERVRLHPIETRRDLHLHKNDKVRVRVRCLGLGLNDQNKPNCPWTLLVSKGKNEDTWLVKTLNELHLCQQKRELRQCTSSFLSKQIGDTLVADPDLKAAAIQDIMSKKYELGIKKSTAYRAKAKAKKAIVGDYRKQYLRLRDYCLELQKRNPNTTTRVQVHPEPNVNTDSRVFKRAYICLGPLKEGFRACQREILGLDGAFLKGPYTGQLLSAVGVDPNNGTYPLAYAIVEAETTDSWKWFLECIGDDLNLDSRSNFTFISDRQKGLKPALASVYPSAEHRFCVRHIYENMRGSYKGGIIKDLVWKCATRTTVEEFDATMDELRKENEGAYNYLKDIAPHHWSRAHFTGRSKCDMLLNNICEVFNSKIVDGRDKPIITCLEYVREYLMKRIVTVQKLIDKSDGILTPNAKKIFEGIKKAANHYQAFWNGGDRFQVRNEQLEQQIVDVRLRTCTCRKWELNGFPCKHAVAVHWDMSLHSQEVGIPEDWVHPVYKLETWKQVYLFKVEPVSGPISWPKSDCPTRLLPPYHKNQIGRPKKKRKKSADELSQPMVQSGKISRTGKRKTCGKCGQLGHNSKGCKNGGQTSGANGGQTSSANVGQTSGVHGGQITGQQWRQCTSQSGSQSGVHGGQTAGQQWRQGASQSGSQSGVHGVLLPQQLRHLVYVYAIYVLNAFGLF